One stretch of Palaemon carinicauda isolate YSFRI2023 unplaced genomic scaffold, ASM3689809v2 scaffold569, whole genome shotgun sequence DNA includes these proteins:
- the LOC137637178 gene encoding uncharacterized protein gives MAESEKRERTTIRRKVSVLYTKLCNAVDSLDKAELQTELSFLSDYSQRLQTLDDLILTKVRLDSLVPQEDLDRQDSECEEYHRKIKLLSNKMQSRLDNLSVQIDNKTSCRTKIDLPKLNLPRYYADSKEDKFTCKRFFEVFEHLTAPYNLNEVERYNLLEQQCHSRAKAMVSSIKVSQQTFGQAKQTLIAAFADEIPQKFVLIKELTDLRFVWGKDDPYIFYAHIKKLIDAVKDNAIDLDTVMLYFVWSSLPTKFQDIIVAITNKSHPTLVEVTGKFLEACSRYNAQLNISKESPCKTAVLATSLNTSLTRSLCMLCNAKDHKIASCTKYLQVSDKIKRLKELHKCFKCLKAGHNSNECRFQTSGVCFKCNKGKHWSFLCSSKPTDSSNSKQTTTKVVNVVESVNEIPSTVTASSHLDIVDSLLPLLTVTTEHDRVKVDTVLDSGSQNSFIEESLADFLNLKVVDPKIHLIIKGINTNQKICTKSVSFPFKIGDVSYEITCICIPKIKIQMKAPHMYKLIELLRQNGKKVAYDKFNNVNRIHDIDDIKLLIGAKDWHCVMSMESGVLGQKDRLTSFYRINDKLILIGSISDWIKNLSDAVDTSLMSRRKISEETKSTTSYIGTMEIDSDGFDYEVPTLDRIYNFESLSDIAEVADYSQLGHNCKIFINMEEEDSIEYVTNETEQEVTDFILCNIYRDSEKFYVVPIPWLTRYKDLLGSNERLAFKVLCSLKKKYLNSNVLKRIDEVFQSQIDLGIIEKVEDFEEYKRKFPKYFFISHSPVIKEERDTTKVSYLHCESCRKKT, from the coding sequence ATGGCGGAATCGGAAAAGCGTGAACGTACTACTATACGCCGTAAGGTTAGTGTATTGTATACTAAATTGTGTAATGCTGTTGATTCTTTAGATAAAGCTGAATTACAAACAGAATTGAGTTTTCTGAGTGATTACAGTCAAAGATTGCAGACCTTGGATGATTTGATCTTGACTAAAGTTAGACTGGACTCCTTAGTTCCGCAGGAGGATTTGGATAGGCAGGATTCTGAATGTGAAGAATATCATCGTAAAATTAAATTACTGTCAAACAAAATGCAATCTCGACTTGATAATCTCTCcgtacagattgataataaaacttcttgcagaactaaaattgatttgcccaagttgaatttgcctcggtattatgcagattctaaggaagataaatttacatgtaagcgattttttgaagtttttgaacacttgactgctccgtataatttaaatgaagtcgagaggtataatttacttgagcagcaatgtcatagtagagcaaaggctatggttagttctataaaggtgtcccagcaaacttttggtcaggctaaacaaactttgatcgcagcatttgctgatgaaatacctcagaagtttgtcctcattaaagagttaactgacttgaggtttgtttggggcaaggatgatccatatattttttatgctcatATTAAGAAGTTGATTGATGCAGTGAAAGATAATGCTATTGATTTGGACACtgttatgctttattttgtgtggtcttcattgcctactaaatttcaagatatcatagttgcgatcacaaataagtctcatcctactttagttgaggtcactggtaaatttttggaagcttgcagcaggtataacgctcaattaaacattagtaaagaaagtccatgtaaaaccgcagtgttggctactagtttgaatactagtttaacaaggagtttatgtatgctttgtaatgctaaagatcacaaaattgccagttgtacaaagtacttgcaagtatctgataaaataaagcgATTGAAAGAATTGCATAAGTGCTTTAAATGCTTAAAAGCAGGTCATAATAGTAATGAGTGCAGATTTCAAACGTCAGGTGTATGCTTCAAATGCAACAAGGGTAAACActggagttttttgtgtagttcaaagccaacagattctagtaatagtaagcaaactaccacaaaggtggttaatgttgtcgagagtgttaatgaaataccatcaactgttacagcatctagtcatttggatattgttgattctttattaccattactaacaGTGACGACTGAACATGATCGTGTAAAAGTGGATACAGTTTTGGATTCGGGTAGCCAGAATTCCTTTATTGAGGAAAGTTTAGCAGATTTTTTGAATTTAAAGGTAGTAGATCCTAAGATACATTTGATTATCAAGGGGATTAATACTAATCAAAAGATTTGTACCAAGTCAGTAAGTTTTCCTTTCAAGATTGGTGAtgtaagttatgaaattacttgtatttgtattcctaagattaaaattcagatgaaagctcctcatatgtataaattaatagaacTGCTAAGACAGAATGGTAAAAaggttgcttatgataaattcaataatgtaaacagaattcatgatattgatgatataaagctactgataggtgcaaaggattggcattgtgtgatgagcatggaaagtggagtactaggtcaaaaagacagactgacttccttttacagaattaatgataaactaatattaattggttctatttctgactggataaagaatctttccgatgcagtagatacatctttgatgtctcgtaggaagatttctgaagaaacaaaatctactacttcatacattggcactatggagattgattctgatggatttgactatgaagtgccaacacttgatcgaatatataattttgaaagcctGTCGGATATAGCAGAGGTTGCGGATTATTCTCAGTTGGGTCATAattgtaagatattcataaatatggaagaAGAGGATTCTATTGAATATGTTACCAATGAAACTGAGCAAGAAGTGacagattttattttatgcaacatttacagagattctgaaaaattttatgtcgtaccaattccttggttgactagatataaagatcttcttggatcaaatgagagacttgctttcaaggttctgtgcagtctgaagaagaaatacttgaacagtaatgttctaaagcgaattgatgaagttttccagtcacaaattgatttgggaatcattgaaaaagttgaagattttgaagaatataaaaggaaatttccaaaatatttcttcattagccacagtcctgtaattaaagaagaaagagatactACGAAAGTGAGTTATTTACATTGCGAATCTTGCAGAAAAAAGACATGA